From one Cyanobacterium stanieri PCC 7202 genomic stretch:
- a CDS encoding Methyltransferase type 11 (PFAM: Methyltransferase domain~InterPro IPR013216~KEGG: ana:all4690 hypothetical protein~PFAM: Methyltransferase type 11~SPTR: All4690 protein), producing MLLQPHQRVKLDDTEDTLFYAYPRFVTHVDNNFISQLTNLYRQELKPNTKILDLMSSWVSHLPPEMKFSHIEGHGMNEEELKKNERLDHYFLQNLNKDLQLPLEDNDFDAVLCTVSIQYLQYPEAIFMEIARILKPGGVAIFSFSNRMFYQKAITAWRDATDRQRIFLTKSYFQSVPEFDSPEVIAQQPETPNFLQMLGMGAKDPFYAVYARKKSC from the coding sequence ATGTTATTACAACCCCATCAAAGAGTAAAACTAGACGATACCGAAGATACACTATTCTATGCTTATCCTCGTTTTGTTACCCACGTTGACAATAACTTTATTTCTCAATTAACCAACCTTTACCGTCAAGAATTAAAACCTAATACAAAAATTCTTGACTTAATGAGTAGTTGGGTATCCCATCTCCCCCCAGAAATGAAATTTAGCCACATAGAAGGGCATGGCATGAATGAGGAAGAGTTGAAAAAGAATGAAAGGCTAGATCACTATTTTCTGCAAAACCTCAATAAGGATTTACAATTACCCCTAGAGGATAATGATTTTGATGCCGTGTTATGTACCGTATCGATCCAATATCTGCAATATCCCGAAGCCATATTTATGGAAATCGCCCGTATCCTCAAACCGGGTGGAGTGGCAATTTTTAGTTTTTCTAATCGGATGTTTTACCAAAAAGCCATCACCGCATGGCGTGATGCCACCGACAGACAAAGGATATTTTTAACCAAGTCTTATTTTCAGTCTGTGCCAGAGTTTGATAGCCCCGAAGTAATTGCTCAACAACCCGAAACTCCTAATTTTTTACAAATGCTTGGTATGGGTGCAAAGGATCCTTTTTATGCAGTATATGCAAGGAAGAAGTCATGCTGA
- a CDS encoding transcriptional regulator, LuxR family (PFAM: Bacterial regulatory proteins, luxR family~COGs: COG2197 Response regulator containing a CheY-like receiver domain and an HTH DNA-binding domain~InterPro IPR000792~KEGG: cyc:PCC7424_3672 transcriptional regulator, LuxR family~PFAM: regulatory protein LuxR~SMART: regulatory protein LuxR~SPTR: Transcriptional regulator, LuxR family): MASGKNPDNNNLSQRELEILELVATGLTNNDIADKLEISKRTVDNHISNILTKTKTDNRVELVRWALQWGKICLDEVNCCTLPEYLSSE, translated from the coding sequence ATGGCGAGTGGAAAAAATCCCGATAACAATAACCTATCTCAAAGAGAACTAGAAATTTTGGAGCTAGTGGCTACTGGTCTGACGAATAATGATATTGCGGACAAATTAGAAATTAGCAAAAGAACAGTAGATAATCATATTAGTAATATCTTAACCAAAACCAAAACCGATAACCGTGTGGAGTTAGTTCGGTGGGCATTACAATGGGGCAAAATATGTCTTGATGAGGTCAACTGTTGTACTCTTCCTGAATACTTATCATCAGAATAA
- a CDS encoding DNA polymerase III, beta subunit (PFAM: DNA polymerase III beta subunit, C-terminal domain; DNA polymerase III beta subunit, N-terminal domain; DNA polymerase III beta subunit, central domain~TIGRFAM: DNA polymerase III, beta subunit~COGs: COG0592 DNA polymerase sliding clamp subunit (PCNA homolog)~InterPro IPR001001~KEGG: cyh:Cyan8802_1045 DNA polymerase III, beta subunit~PFAM: DNA polymerase III beta chain~PRIAM: DNA-directed DNA polymerase~SMART: DNA polymerase III beta chain~SPTR: DNA polymerase III, beta subunit;~TIGRFAM: DNA polymerase III, beta subunit): protein MKIICSQSELKNNLSLVSRAVPGRPTHPILANVLLVADSEKNTVTLTGFDLSLGMRTSFAAEVEQEGNITIPAKLFNDIVTRLPEGEITISFDPDDLDDNPLVAIESMYGKFQLRGVSGEEFPELPTVEKEEALMLPVTSLSEGLKGSLFAASNDEAKQVLTGIHLTRNLDTLEFAATDGHRLAVVKTTDEKEASEDGDGNSEDNTDDISISEEQNFTMTIPARALRELEKILTLAKEEDNVALYVDDGQVVFELGLQNLTSRKLDGAYPNYNQLIPTAFDRTMVVERKRLIESLERVSVLLDQKNNMVKFSIDADNGQLFLSVEANELGNAKESISAEITGDNFEIGFNIRYLMDGLKALSSNDITFHFNGPIQPVIVTPLSGLQMTYLIMPVKL from the coding sequence GTGAAAATTATCTGTTCTCAAAGCGAACTAAAAAACAATCTATCCTTAGTTAGCCGTGCTGTGCCTGGTCGCCCTACCCATCCTATTTTAGCTAACGTTTTATTAGTAGCAGATAGTGAAAAAAATACCGTTACCCTTACAGGATTTGATCTTAGTTTAGGGATGCGTACCAGTTTTGCCGCAGAAGTAGAGCAAGAGGGTAATATTACTATCCCTGCTAAATTGTTTAATGATATAGTTACTCGTTTACCCGAAGGAGAAATTACCATTAGTTTTGACCCAGATGATCTTGATGATAATCCTTTAGTGGCGATCGAATCTATGTATGGTAAATTTCAATTAAGAGGAGTATCAGGGGAGGAGTTTCCCGAATTACCTACCGTAGAAAAAGAAGAAGCTCTCATGTTACCTGTAACCTCCCTGAGTGAGGGCTTAAAAGGTTCTTTATTTGCAGCTAGTAACGACGAAGCCAAACAGGTTTTAACTGGAATACATCTTACTCGTAATTTGGATACCCTTGAATTTGCTGCCACTGATGGACATCGTCTCGCAGTAGTTAAAACCACTGACGAGAAAGAAGCATCAGAAGATGGGGATGGCAATTCGGAAGATAATACTGATGATATTTCCATCAGTGAAGAACAAAACTTCACTATGACTATTCCCGCCCGTGCCTTGAGAGAGTTAGAAAAAATTTTGACCCTGGCAAAAGAGGAGGATAATGTCGCCCTGTATGTGGATGATGGGCAGGTGGTTTTTGAGTTAGGTTTACAAAATTTAACTAGCCGTAAACTCGATGGAGCTTATCCTAATTATAATCAATTAATTCCTACCGCATTCGATCGCACCATGGTAGTAGAAAGAAAAAGATTAATTGAGAGTTTAGAAAGGGTATCAGTATTACTAGACCAAAAAAATAATATGGTCAAATTTAGCATAGATGCAGATAATGGACAGTTATTTTTATCCGTAGAAGCTAATGAATTAGGTAATGCCAAAGAGAGTATTAGTGCCGAAATTACAGGAGATAATTTCGAGATTGGTTTTAATATTCGTTATCTGATGGATGGTTTAAAAGCCTTATCTTCCAATGACATCACCTTTCATTTTAATGGTCCCATTCAGCCAGTCATTGTAACACCCCTCAGCGGTTTACAAATGACATATTTAATTATGCCCGTCAAACTATAA
- a CDS encoding GAF domain protein (PFAM: GAF domain~InterPro IPR003018~KEGG: cyh:Cyan8802_1377 putative phytochrome sensor protein~PFAM: GAF domain protein~SMART: GAF domain protein~SPTR: Putative phytochrome sensor protein), translating into MDSLQQPINQEQSLKSEGFLFQLLGVTNFLEKNNNVETGLKDLAYTTAKILESQKCSIMLLQTRVIDSHGSKTQEPYLRVFTHYGNLPKEAYEQITQLNDGIAGYVASTGECLLVKDINQSPFVKVARKRSDEYKSLISAPIFIGNQVIGVINVSEQHNRKPFDEKDLEILKIFALFIGKSIQIIELQNMLQSRFLEIAVSKEVEKRGNKISNITPDPARISQIVAKAIFKELDKGGFGANQIINITGEILDLLREKIHRDDYL; encoded by the coding sequence ATGGACTCACTTCAACAACCCATAAATCAAGAACAATCACTAAAATCAGAAGGCTTCTTATTTCAATTATTGGGAGTTACTAATTTTTTAGAAAAAAATAACAACGTAGAAACAGGCTTAAAAGACTTAGCATATACCACAGCTAAAATTTTAGAATCTCAAAAATGCTCAATTATGCTTCTGCAAACCAGAGTTATAGATAGCCATGGAAGTAAGACACAAGAGCCTTATTTAAGAGTCTTTACCCATTATGGCAACTTACCCAAAGAAGCCTATGAACAAATTACCCAGTTAAATGATGGTATTGCTGGATATGTCGCTTCCACGGGAGAATGCCTATTGGTAAAAGATATTAATCAATCACCATTTGTGAAAGTTGCTCGAAAAAGAAGTGATGAATACAAAAGTTTAATTTCTGCACCTATTTTTATTGGTAATCAAGTTATCGGAGTTATCAATGTCAGTGAGCAACATAATCGTAAACCTTTTGATGAAAAAGATCTCGAAATTTTAAAAATATTTGCCCTTTTTATTGGTAAATCAATCCAAATTATTGAATTACAAAATATGTTACAGTCTCGATTTTTAGAGATTGCGGTATCAAAAGAAGTGGAAAAAAGAGGTAATAAAATATCTAATATTACCCCAGATCCTGCCCGTATTTCTCAAATTGTTGCCAAAGCAATTTTTAAAGAACTCGATAAAGGAGGTTTTGGTGCCAATCAAATTATTAATATTACAGGGGAAATTCTCGATTTATTAAGAGAAAAAATCCACCGAGATGATTATTTGTAA
- a CDS encoding alpha/beta hydrolase fold protein (COGs: COG0596 hydrolase or acyltransferase (alpha/beta hydrolase superfamily)~InterPro IPR000073~KEGG: cyh:Cyan8802_4035 alpha/beta hydrolase fold protein~PFAM: alpha/beta hydrolase fold~SPTR: Alpha/beta hydrolase fold protein) encodes MTIRKTFQKNHQTQISYLEWNQGKIPLLLLHGMADNSQVWSSLGEHLQKKYHIIAPDLRGHGNSSKPKTGYFNDDIIDDLQALINYLKWDKFHVIAHSWSAKLVPIWATKNPTYFQTMILVDPFYINKIPSWSKITFPLLYKVLPFLKMTGTFNSYESAKHTAQSLKQYQGWSELQQQVFEYSIYKNEHQQWSSKFASQAKEEIFTDVMLKAGLTEILNIPTLFIKPEKGLNKSSWQISPFEKYLPNLIIKTVPGNHWAFLVEPEIFNQTVEKFLENYK; translated from the coding sequence ATGACCATTAGAAAAACTTTTCAAAAAAACCACCAAACCCAAATATCCTACCTCGAATGGAACCAAGGAAAAATCCCCCTGCTTTTATTGCACGGTATGGCAGATAATAGCCAAGTATGGTCAAGTTTAGGAGAACATCTCCAAAAAAAATATCACATTATTGCCCCAGATTTACGAGGTCATGGTAATAGTAGTAAACCGAAAACAGGATATTTTAATGATGATATAATCGACGATCTTCAAGCATTAATTAATTATTTAAAGTGGGATAAATTTCATGTCATAGCCCATTCATGGAGTGCCAAATTAGTTCCTATTTGGGCAACAAAAAACCCTACATATTTTCAAACAATGATCCTTGTTGATCCCTTTTATATCAACAAAATTCCTAGTTGGAGTAAAATTACATTTCCCCTTTTATATAAAGTCTTACCTTTTCTGAAAATGACAGGTACATTCAACAGTTACGAATCAGCAAAACACACCGCCCAATCCCTTAAACAGTACCAAGGTTGGTCAGAATTACAGCAACAAGTATTTGAGTATAGTATTTATAAAAACGAACATCAACAATGGTCAAGTAAATTTGCATCCCAAGCCAAAGAGGAAATTTTTACCGATGTAATGTTAAAAGCAGGACTAACAGAAATTTTGAACATTCCTACTCTTTTTATAAAACCCGAAAAAGGCTTAAACAAAAGTTCATGGCAAATTAGCCCCTTTGAAAAATATCTCCCTAATTTGATCATCAAAACTGTGCCAGGAAATCATTGGGCTTTCTTGGTAGAACCAGAAATATTTAATCAAACAGTAGAGAAATTTTTAGAAAATTACAAATAA
- a CDS encoding protein of unknown function DUF1400 (PFAM: Alpha/beta hydrolase of unknown function (DUF1400)~InterPro IPR010802~KEGG: cyt:cce_1419 hypothetical protein~PFAM: protein of unknown function DUF1400~SPTR: Putative uncharacterized protein), giving the protein MSRLFVKLAFPLSVFLFTLIPSLGAIAAERVVIRYHNHRIPIRVSELSEFSRTGRMSLSLQAYFRVSGQDPQRMRTALNREVPVNAVTLSRTLNSPLGLMVLNPLGEVITTPSNRANTESLRGALVTSALNDNRVSLIEVIENYPTEEVHIHGDRILETYQTMARIINPIRLF; this is encoded by the coding sequence ATGTCTCGTCTATTTGTTAAACTTGCTTTTCCTCTTTCTGTCTTTCTATTTACTTTGATACCTTCATTGGGGGCGATCGCAGCGGAGCGAGTAGTAATACGTTATCATAACCATAGAATCCCCATCCGTGTCAGCGAATTATCAGAATTTAGCCGCACAGGCAGAATGTCCTTATCTCTCCAAGCCTATTTTAGAGTTTCAGGACAAGATCCTCAAAGAATGAGAACAGCTTTAAATCGTGAAGTACCAGTAAATGCTGTTACCCTTTCCCGTACCCTCAACAGCCCCCTTGGCTTGATGGTATTAAACCCCCTAGGGGAAGTGATAACCACCCCCTCTAACCGTGCCAATACCGAATCCCTACGGGGTGCTTTGGTGACTTCCGCCCTTAATGATAATCGGGTTAGTTTGATAGAAGTAATTGAAAATTACCCCACCGAAGAAGTACACATACATGGCGATCGCATCTTAGAAACCTATCAAACCATGGCAAGGATAATTAACCCTATACGCTTGTTTTAA
- a CDS encoding photosystem II protein PsbK (PFAM: Photosystem II 4 kDa reaction centre component~InterPro IPR003687~KEGG: photosystem II protein PsbK~PFAM: photosystem II protein PsbK~SPTR: Photosystem II reaction center protein K): MEATMLLAQLPEAYAMFKPLVDVLPVIPLFFLLLAFVWQAAVGFR; the protein is encoded by the coding sequence ATGGAAGCAACCATGTTACTAGCCCAACTACCAGAGGCTTATGCAATGTTCAAGCCCTTAGTAGATGTTTTACCCGTAATTCCCCTATTTTTCCTCTTGTTAGCCTTTGTATGGCAAGCGGCAGTAGGTTTCAGATAA
- a CDS encoding acyl carrier protein (PFAM: Phosphopantetheine attachment site~TIGRFAM: acyl carrier protein~InterPro IPR006163:IPR009081:IPR003231~KEGG: cyc:PCC7424_4067 acyl carrier protein~PFAM: phosphopantetheine-binding~SPTR: Acyl carrier protein;~TIGRFAM: acyl carrier protein), with product MNSEIFEKVKEIVVEQLDVDAADVTPEANFANDLDADSLDVVELVMALEEAFEIEISDEEAEKILTVGAAVEHIEAKTKATA from the coding sequence ATGAACTCAGAAATATTTGAAAAAGTAAAAGAAATCGTAGTAGAACAATTAGATGTCGATGCTGCGGATGTCACCCCCGAAGCCAACTTCGCCAATGACTTAGACGCTGATTCTTTAGACGTTGTAGAATTAGTAATGGCATTAGAAGAAGCCTTCGAGATCGAAATTTCCGACGAAGAAGCCGAGAAAATTTTAACCGTTGGGGCTGCTGTAGAGCATATCGAAGCCAAAACCAAAGCAACCGCATAA
- a CDS encoding 3-oxoacyl-(acyl-carrier-protein) synthase II (PFAM: Beta-ketoacyl synthase, N-terminal domain; Beta-ketoacyl synthase, C-terminal domain~TIGRFAM: beta-ketoacyl-acyl-carrier-protein synthase II~COGs: COG0304 3-oxoacyl-(acyl-carrier-protein) synthase~InterPro IPR014030:IPR014031:IPR018201:IPR017568~KEGG: amr:AM1_5522 3-oxoacyl-(acyl carrier protein) synthase II~PFAM: Beta-ketoacyl synthase~SPTR: 3-oxoacyl-[acyl-carrier-protein] synthase I/II;~TIGRFAM: 3-oxoacyl-[acyl-carrier-protein] synthase 2), whose amino-acid sequence MSNQQLKRVVVTGLGAITPIGNNLAEYWQGLTEGRNGIGLITHFDTTDHACKIAGEVKGFDPLGYMDKKEAKRMAKFSQFAVATSKMALEDAGLVIDDSNAHDIGIVIGTGVGGLKVMEDQQEVLLSKGPGRVTPFLVPTMIANMAAGLTAIHVGAKGPNSCPVTACAAGSNAIGDAFRLVSSGYAKAMICGGTEAAITPLAMAGFASAKAMSTRNDSPEIASRPFDKDRDGFVMGEGCGILILEEREQALARGAKIYAEMVGYGMTCDAYHMTAPVPEGLGATRAIELALKDGGISPDEITYINAHGTSTPANDTTETKAIKNALGDNARNVLVSSTKSMTGHLLGGSGGIEAVATAMAIAHDQVPPTINLTNPDPDCDLDYIAHNSRKVPVEVALSNSFGFGGHNVTLAFRKHR is encoded by the coding sequence ATGAGTAATCAACAACTAAAAAGAGTTGTCGTCACAGGATTAGGAGCTATTACTCCTATCGGTAATAACCTAGCAGAATATTGGCAAGGATTGACCGAAGGACGTAATGGTATTGGTTTAATTACCCACTTTGATACCACTGATCACGCTTGTAAAATTGCAGGGGAAGTAAAAGGATTTGATCCCCTTGGCTACATGGACAAAAAAGAGGCCAAACGCATGGCAAAATTTTCTCAATTTGCCGTTGCCACAAGTAAAATGGCCTTAGAAGATGCAGGTTTGGTCATCGATGATAGCAATGCCCACGATATTGGTATTGTCATTGGTACAGGGGTTGGCGGTTTAAAGGTAATGGAAGATCAGCAGGAAGTGTTACTTAGTAAAGGACCTGGTCGAGTTACTCCTTTTTTAGTACCTACGATGATCGCTAATATGGCAGCAGGTTTAACTGCTATCCATGTAGGTGCCAAAGGACCTAATTCTTGCCCCGTAACAGCCTGTGCGGCGGGTTCTAATGCCATTGGGGATGCTTTTCGTCTTGTGAGTTCTGGCTATGCCAAGGCGATGATTTGTGGAGGTACTGAGGCGGCTATTACTCCTTTGGCAATGGCGGGTTTTGCCTCGGCAAAAGCCATGTCTACTCGCAATGATAGTCCTGAGATTGCTAGTCGTCCTTTTGATAAGGATAGAGATGGTTTTGTGATGGGTGAGGGTTGCGGTATTCTCATCCTCGAAGAAAGGGAACAGGCTCTGGCAAGGGGTGCTAAAATCTATGCTGAAATGGTCGGTTATGGCATGACTTGTGATGCTTACCACATGACCGCCCCTGTGCCTGAAGGTTTGGGGGCTACAAGGGCGATCGAATTAGCCCTTAAGGATGGCGGAATTTCCCCCGATGAAATTACCTATATCAACGCCCACGGTACCAGTACCCCTGCCAATGACACCACAGAAACCAAGGCGATTAAAAATGCTCTGGGTGATAATGCCCGTAATGTTTTGGTTAGTTCCACTAAGTCCATGACAGGTCATCTTTTAGGTGGTTCTGGTGGTATTGAGGCTGTAGCAACGGCAATGGCGATCGCCCATGATCAAGTACCCCCCACCATCAACCTTACCAATCCAGATCCCGATTGTGACCTCGACTATATCGCCCACAACAGCCGTAAAGTACCTGTTGAGGTAGCCCTATCCAACTCCTTCGGTTTTGGTGGTCACAACGTTACCCTAGCCTTCCGTAAGCATCGATAA